In the Nitrospirota bacterium genome, TGATGACGCCCTGATTGCCAAGTTAAATGAGGCCGTCACCCGTGGGCAATTAAAAAATAAGGCGAGTAAACCGGTCACCGAACCACTCGACGGGGGCTTGGTCAGAGGCGACAGGAAGATCCTCTATCCTATCCGAGAAGACATCCCGGTCATGCTCATCGAAGAAGGCATTCCTCTTGAGGGAGTGATCTAGCCAGATCCGCTCACAAACAACATTCTTCTGCACGACAGTATTCTCACGTTTAGACGTTGTATTCCCCCCTCCTTGTAACGGGAAGACGCTCCCCACGACCTTGGTCGTCGGTGCCGATCCACAACTATACCTACAACTGTCTATTGATGGTCGGTTTTGGATCCGGTCGATGTGCCGCAATGCTGGCACAGATATTCGTATAGGTTGCCGGTTGGGAGCACAAGGAGGAGTCGTTCGCGTGTTGGAGTCGCCACGCGGCACTGAGGGCAGTAGAGTAGGGATGCGTTGAGCGATTTAAACTGATCTACCTGTTGAGGAACGCCTGGTTTAGGCCGAGGCATCCTGGGGGACATGCCTGCTGGCCAAGCTTGGTCGATTGGTTTACGCGGAGGTCCTTGCATGAAGGAATTGTATGCGGGTGGGCCGGTGGAGGTCAATAACGAGAGCGCGAATGTTGAGCGGCTGGTTTACCATGAAGCGTTGGGGCTGTTCTTCGACGGAAGCTTAGGACAGGGCCGAAGCAGCCGCCAGATTCCCCGTCCTCCTTGTACCAGCCCATACACGGCAACCCCGCTTAATAAGCCGTAGAACCAGGCCATACTCCATGGCCAAAGGTCTGGAGCGTGCAACACAACGCCGAGAGCGATATGACCCCCGATCCCCATGCACAATGCGAAAACGATCCATTCTCGCATCATTGTAATGAATGCCCAGGTGTCATGGGAAGCGAGGAGTGAAACTGGTACGGGGGGCCAGCATTGAACGCGCCAGCGTTATACCGCTGGCGTCTTGGCCGACTCTATCTCAGTTGCTGTAATCAGGCTCGACAGATAATCGGCCACAAAATTGAGGGCTTCCTCACGGCCATCTGCCCGACGCCCTTTTTCTCGACGCTGGACTGACAATTCGTGATCAAGGTCCGACTTGACCTCTGTGAGCACCCGCTGAAGGGAAGAGGGAGTCAAATTCGCATCCATGTCTTCGAGCTCTTGGCAGCGATCAAGTACCCAATTCAATCCTTCGATGCGTCCGGAATAATGCTCCTGCTCACCCGTGTCAATCCGTGACATCGTGGTTGCAAATGTCTGGGCCTCGTAAATCAGATTGTAAAAGCTGGTCACGGCTCGCTGTAGGGTTGGATTCATGTCGCTCCTTTGCGCAAGTTATTAACCACTCGATTATACATGAGAAAGCTCAGGCGACAAGGAAAAAGTTATCGCGC is a window encoding:
- a CDS encoding Trm112 family protein, yielding MADHAEARRPVNIDKDLLAILCCPDTKQDVSLADDALIAKLNEAVTRGQLKNKASKPVTEPLDGGLVRGDRKILYPIREDIPVMLIEEGIPLEGVI